In Candidatus Pantoea floridensis, a single genomic region encodes these proteins:
- a CDS encoding LysR family transcriptional regulator: protein MKRDFNWDDTRIFLAIARAGTLSGAAEALDMGIATISRRLDRLEQSLAIPLFSRHQSGYRLTDDGEALLERAEALEYAGLTFGETAKLQGNVAGLVRLATSDNLATHVILPSLTRLLNRYPDLRLELHSGVQSVNLHRRDADLAIRMVKPDAGNLTLKRLGTVGFGVYGAKKYLEALGSLPLDEAQYVTWTDAHQHLPAARWVTRKLRGRPCRLEANTLVAQVSAVAAGLGLGVLPHFMARENGLHCVTADIGADQALWLVMHSDLAGSRRVRAIADHLIAVFDEQKDKLALP from the coding sequence ATGAAGAGAGATTTCAACTGGGACGACACGCGGATTTTCCTGGCCATTGCTCGAGCGGGAACGTTGAGTGGCGCGGCTGAAGCGTTAGATATGGGCATTGCTACGATTTCCAGAAGGCTGGATCGGCTTGAGCAATCGCTGGCAATACCGCTTTTCAGCAGGCACCAAAGTGGATACCGGCTAACGGACGATGGTGAGGCACTGCTGGAGCGGGCGGAGGCGCTGGAATATGCAGGCCTTACATTCGGCGAGACGGCGAAACTGCAGGGTAATGTGGCCGGGCTGGTTCGGCTGGCAACATCGGACAATCTGGCCACGCATGTTATTTTGCCGTCACTGACAAGGCTTCTAAATCGCTATCCCGACCTGCGGCTGGAGTTACACAGCGGCGTGCAGTCCGTCAACCTGCACCGCAGGGACGCAGATTTAGCCATTCGCATGGTCAAGCCTGATGCCGGGAATCTGACGTTAAAACGGTTGGGAACCGTAGGTTTTGGCGTATACGGTGCCAAAAAGTATCTTGAAGCTCTCGGGAGTTTACCGCTGGACGAGGCTCAATATGTGACCTGGACTGACGCACATCAGCACCTGCCTGCTGCGCGTTGGGTCACACGAAAACTTCGAGGCAGGCCATGCAGATTAGAGGCGAACACGCTGGTTGCGCAGGTTTCAGCAGTGGCTGCGGGGCTGGGATTAGGCGTGTTACCGCACTTTATGGCGAGGGAAAACGGTCTGCATTGTGTGACCGCTGATATCGGTGCGGATCAGGCATTATGGCTGGTGATGCATTCTGACTTAGCTGGCTCACGCAGAGTCAGAGCAATCGCTGATCATTTAATTGCCGTATTTGATGAGCAGAAAGATAAATTGGCGCTGCCATGA
- a CDS encoding GNAT family N-acetyltransferase: MSISEKYEWHKDNYLVSTDREKLDVQAIHRYLTRSSWAKGINLAVVSASIENSLNFGVYHDGTQIGFARLITDYATFAYLCDVYVLEEYQGEGLGRWVMECIHHHPVFEQLRRIMLFTTTAPWLYEKFGYEPVNRENYAWTITRPDIYANENKRD, from the coding sequence GTGAGTATTTCAGAGAAATATGAATGGCATAAGGATAACTACCTGGTAAGTACAGACAGGGAAAAACTTGACGTGCAGGCTATCCATCGCTATCTGACGAGATCCTCGTGGGCTAAAGGCATTAATCTGGCTGTTGTCAGCGCATCAATTGAAAATAGCCTTAACTTTGGTGTTTATCATGATGGAACCCAGATAGGTTTCGCTCGTTTGATAACCGATTATGCTACGTTCGCTTACCTTTGCGATGTCTACGTTCTTGAAGAATATCAGGGTGAGGGGCTGGGAAGATGGGTGATGGAATGCATACATCATCATCCAGTATTTGAGCAACTACGCCGGATCATGCTGTTCACAACAACAGCGCCCTGGCTCTATGAAAAGTTTGGCTACGAGCCTGTGAATCGGGAAAACTATGCATGGACTATCACCCGGCCAGATATTTATGCCAATGAAAATAAGCGTGATTGA
- the cspE gene encoding transcription antiterminator/RNA stability regulator CspE produces MSNKMTGLVKWFNSDKGFGFITPNDGSKDVFVHFSAIQSDNYKTLDEGQQVSFTIENGAKGPAAGNVTPL; encoded by the coding sequence ATGTCTAATAAAATGACTGGTTTAGTAAAATGGTTTAACTCGGATAAAGGTTTTGGCTTTATCACGCCGAACGACGGCAGCAAGGATGTCTTTGTCCATTTCTCTGCGATTCAGAGCGACAATTACAAAACCCTCGATGAAGGTCAGCAAGTCTCTTTCACCATTGAAAATGGTGCTAAAGGTCCAGCTGCTGGAAACGTTACGCCGCTGTAA
- a CDS encoding DMT family transporter, producing MSGWLNGLLGVIIFSGSLPATRIAVQDIDPFFLTFSRASIAGALALMLICGFREKCPSLRHIVSLIVVSLGVVVGFPLLTAMALQHVTSAHSIVFLGLLPLATALFGLIRGGERPRLAFWIFSIIGSLLVVGFALSQNVAVSLTGDVLMLAAVVVCGLGYAEGAKLSRQLGGWQVISWSLIVSLPFTLAASFVTLPESVSQISTSAWLALGYVSLFSMLIGFIFWYKGLASGGIAAVGQLQLLQPFFGLGLSASLLNEAVSPLMIAITLGVILCVVGSRKFAR from the coding sequence ATGTCTGGCTGGCTGAACGGTCTACTGGGCGTCATTATTTTCAGCGGCTCACTTCCGGCAACGCGCATTGCCGTTCAGGATATCGACCCGTTTTTTTTGACCTTCAGCCGCGCGTCAATCGCGGGAGCGCTGGCGCTGATGCTTATCTGCGGCTTCAGAGAAAAATGCCCATCTCTTCGCCACATCGTCTCGTTAATCGTGGTATCACTCGGCGTGGTGGTTGGTTTTCCGCTCTTGACCGCAATGGCTTTGCAGCATGTTACCTCGGCCCACTCGATTGTGTTTTTAGGCCTGCTGCCGCTTGCCACCGCCCTGTTTGGTTTGATTCGTGGAGGCGAGCGGCCACGGCTCGCTTTCTGGATTTTTTCCATCATAGGTAGTCTGCTGGTGGTTGGTTTCGCGCTTTCTCAGAACGTCGCCGTCTCTTTAACCGGCGATGTGCTGATGCTTGCAGCCGTGGTGGTCTGTGGTTTGGGCTACGCAGAAGGAGCCAAACTTTCACGCCAGCTAGGCGGCTGGCAGGTCATCAGTTGGTCACTGATCGTGTCGCTCCCTTTCACGCTGGCGGCGTCGTTTGTCACTTTGCCTGAATCCGTTAGCCAAATTAGTACTTCTGCCTGGCTAGCGCTTGGCTATGTTTCCCTCTTCAGCATGCTGATTGGGTTTATCTTCTGGTACAAAGGCCTCGCTAGCGGTGGCATCGCTGCAGTCGGCCAGCTTCAGCTATTACAACCCTTTTTTGGCCTTGGCTTGTCTGCTTCGTTACTGAATGAAGCCGTCAGCCCTTTGATGATTGCTATCACGCTGGGAGTCATTCTTTGCGTGGTAGGATCGCGCAAGTTCGCACGTTAG
- a CDS encoding zinc-dependent alcohol dehydrogenase family protein: MQAIQLTAPTINNLKFCELPRPQPAYGEVVIRQHAVSLNYLDLALATGQFGTLAQPIIPGADSAGEIVELGAGVSDWHIGERVVPGMMYSWHAGAIHPQHLHALRGVTINGGLADFAVVPADSLVRIPDSLSWQQAATLPIAATTAWNAIVRGKVQPGSTVLLLGTGGVSLFALQYAKAAGARVIILSSSNEKLARVKALGADEGINYHEKPEWELEVRKLTNGHGADLVLESVGAATFAKSIDAAAFNATIFVIGFVGGAELKVPVLPIMQKMLNIVGNNTGSTADLRAAVRAIETSAIKPVIDRVFAFAEAQEAYRYLQSAAHVGKVVIDLHV; this comes from the coding sequence ATGCAAGCCATTCAGCTAACGGCCCCCACCATTAACAATCTTAAATTCTGCGAACTGCCACGCCCACAACCGGCCTATGGTGAGGTGGTGATTCGTCAACATGCGGTGAGTCTTAACTACCTTGATTTAGCCTTGGCTACCGGTCAGTTTGGTACCCTCGCGCAGCCCATTATTCCGGGTGCAGACAGCGCGGGAGAGATTGTTGAGTTAGGCGCAGGGGTGAGTGACTGGCACATCGGCGAACGAGTGGTGCCCGGCATGATGTACAGCTGGCATGCTGGCGCGATTCACCCTCAGCATCTTCACGCCTTGCGCGGTGTTACGATCAATGGTGGGCTGGCGGACTTCGCTGTGGTGCCCGCTGATTCGCTGGTGCGTATACCTGATTCACTCAGCTGGCAGCAGGCCGCAACGTTACCTATCGCCGCCACTACGGCATGGAACGCCATCGTACGTGGCAAAGTTCAGCCTGGCAGCACTGTTTTGCTGCTCGGCACGGGTGGCGTGAGTCTGTTTGCGCTGCAATACGCCAAAGCCGCGGGCGCACGGGTGATTATTCTTTCCTCCTCCAACGAAAAACTGGCCAGGGTTAAAGCGCTGGGCGCCGATGAAGGCATTAACTATCACGAAAAGCCCGAATGGGAACTTGAGGTACGCAAGCTGACGAACGGTCATGGCGCAGACCTGGTACTGGAATCGGTTGGTGCTGCAACATTCGCAAAATCGATCGATGCCGCAGCCTTCAACGCAACGATTTTTGTGATTGGATTTGTGGGCGGGGCAGAGCTAAAGGTGCCGGTGCTGCCGATTATGCAGAAAATGTTGAATATCGTGGGCAATAATACCGGTTCGACGGCGGATCTACGCGCTGCGGTCAGGGCGATTGAAACCAGTGCGATTAAACCTGTAATCGATCGTGTTTTTGCTTTTGCTGAAGCGCAGGAAGCTTATCGTTATCTGCAATCTGCCGCACATGTCGGGAAGGTGGTGATTGATTTGCATGTATGA
- a CDS encoding MFS transporter: MSDTVLHVRPSPARAWIAVIALGISAFSIVTSELAPVGMLSMLAKDLQQTESGTGLVVTAYGWVGALAALLSGTIPARISRKALLVVLMLVLALSCMAATQSHSLNTFMSARMAGALAHGAFWALIGTVAVQLVPIEKLGLATSIIFGGVSAASVLGVPLSSFIADIAGWRNAFMAISLLALATACALYWTLPTLAASQPLKLQVYCGIIKNPLLLSLYVATACIISAHFAAFTYLEPLLTQAQAVPAASISALLLTLGLAGLVGNVIAGKLIDRHIKGLIFIALLMSAGALGLLGLGSAAPLPFWCTALLLGVWGAGISIVFVGLQTWLLRSAGEAAQPASAIYVAIFNAAIGTGALAGGRVIAAAGLQGMVLLAAVVIIGSMVLVSRLKKPEA; the protein is encoded by the coding sequence ATGAGCGATACCGTTTTACACGTACGGCCGTCACCTGCACGCGCCTGGATAGCTGTGATTGCGCTGGGAATCAGTGCTTTTTCCATTGTAACCAGCGAGCTGGCACCTGTTGGTATGCTCAGCATGTTAGCGAAGGATCTGCAGCAGACTGAATCTGGCACAGGTCTTGTCGTGACAGCCTATGGCTGGGTTGGCGCACTGGCCGCGCTACTGTCCGGGACCATACCAGCACGGATTTCCCGCAAAGCGCTGCTTGTGGTTCTGATGCTGGTCCTTGCGCTTTCATGTATGGCGGCGACCCAATCCCACTCATTAAACACGTTTATGAGTGCGCGTATGGCAGGCGCACTGGCACACGGGGCTTTCTGGGCACTCATCGGCACCGTGGCAGTACAGTTGGTTCCCATCGAAAAGTTGGGGCTTGCCACCTCAATTATCTTTGGCGGCGTTTCGGCTGCCAGCGTTCTGGGTGTCCCGCTGTCCAGTTTTATTGCGGATATCGCCGGATGGCGTAATGCATTTATGGCCATTTCTCTGCTGGCACTTGCCACGGCCTGTGCTTTGTACTGGACGCTTCCGACGCTGGCGGCATCGCAACCCCTAAAGCTGCAGGTTTATTGCGGGATCATCAAAAACCCGCTGCTCCTCAGCCTTTACGTGGCAACTGCCTGCATTATTTCGGCGCACTTTGCGGCGTTCACCTACCTTGAACCCCTGCTGACGCAGGCTCAGGCGGTACCGGCGGCCTCCATTTCTGCCCTGCTGCTGACGTTAGGGCTTGCCGGTCTGGTGGGAAATGTTATTGCCGGTAAGCTGATTGATCGTCATATCAAAGGGCTAATTTTCATTGCACTTCTCATGAGTGCTGGCGCACTCGGCCTGCTTGGCCTGGGAAGCGCGGCTCCTCTTCCTTTCTGGTGCACCGCGCTGCTGCTCGGAGTATGGGGCGCAGGGATCTCGATAGTGTTTGTGGGGTTGCAGACGTGGTTGCTTCGTAGCGCTGGAGAGGCGGCACAACCGGCGTCAGCTATATACGTGGCCATTTTCAACGCCGCGATCGGAACCGGTGCACTAGCCGGAGGCCGGGTGATAGCCGCAGCCGGTCTTCAGGGCATGGTATTACTGGCCGCCGTTGTCATCATCGGCAGCATGGTTCTGGTCTCAAGGCTGAAAAAACCTGAGGCGTAG
- a CDS encoding LysR family transcriptional regulator, translating to MQDDDFRQREAFLAVVRAGSFSAGARALGRDVSVISRRIAALEKRLGIRLIERTTRRIRPTEEGQRYRHKIELADEMLREAEEEARALAARPAGTIRLTVPASFGRSWVVHALPGFLQAYPDIRIVLNCSDRYVDLLGDNFDMAIRIGVLTDSRLVARKLADTRRILCVAPAYLQQHPVLAHPQDLRQHDCLGFTPMHSWPEWRLEKEGQQIAVPVQTRYESDEMDALILAAQAGMGVLLAANWLVQKELAEGSLVPVMSDWQAIGEDGVWLMKPSSQLQSAKIGALTEWLVAWFAVPRW from the coding sequence ATGCAGGATGACGATTTCCGTCAGCGCGAAGCTTTTTTAGCGGTGGTACGTGCCGGGAGTTTTAGTGCAGGGGCACGCGCGTTGGGACGTGATGTTTCGGTCATTTCCCGCCGTATCGCTGCGTTAGAGAAACGTCTCGGTATTCGTCTCATCGAACGTACCACGCGTCGCATCCGACCCACAGAAGAAGGCCAGCGCTATCGGCATAAAATAGAGTTAGCCGATGAAATGCTGCGTGAAGCGGAAGAAGAAGCGCGTGCGTTGGCAGCCCGCCCGGCGGGTACTATTCGTCTAACGGTACCCGCATCCTTTGGACGAAGCTGGGTCGTGCATGCGCTACCGGGCTTTTTACAGGCTTATCCTGATATCCGCATTGTGCTGAATTGCAGCGACCGCTATGTCGATCTACTGGGTGACAATTTTGATATGGCGATCCGTATTGGTGTCCTTACGGATAGCAGGCTGGTTGCGCGCAAGTTGGCGGACACCCGACGCATACTGTGCGTTGCGCCAGCGTATCTGCAGCAGCATCCCGTGTTAGCGCACCCGCAGGATCTTCGTCAGCACGATTGTCTGGGATTCACGCCGATGCACAGTTGGCCAGAATGGCGACTGGAAAAAGAGGGCCAACAGATCGCAGTCCCGGTGCAAACACGTTATGAGAGTGATGAGATGGATGCGCTGATCCTGGCCGCTCAGGCGGGTATGGGCGTGTTGCTGGCGGCCAACTGGCTGGTACAAAAAGAGTTGGCCGAGGGATCGTTAGTGCCGGTAATGTCGGACTGGCAGGCGATTGGGGAAGATGGCGTCTGGTTGATGAAGCCTTCCAGCCAGTTACAGTCAGCGAAGATTGGTGCATTAACTGAGTGGCTGGTCGCGTGGTTTGCTGTCCCACGCTGGTGA
- a CDS encoding aminotransferase-like domain-containing protein, whose product MKARYKEIVDEYAAAIRLGELTAGTRLPTHRVLAATRRISLATATRVYAELEKMGLVSGEAGRGTFVREISLPAGLGMDQQVVATDVVDLNFNYPSLPHQAELLRDALRNLTTSGDLESLLRYQPHAGRQNDREAIASWLTGFGLKPAAENILIVNGAQHGLTVAAMGMLRPGDVVAVDALTYSGFKALATLYQLELAPVPVTSTGPDLNALRQLCKRRRIKAIYTMPTLHNPLGWVLDHAQRREITGIAREHDLVIIEDAAYAYLAERSPPPFALLAPERTLYVTGFAKNIAAGLRVGAVVCPPAFRPAIERAIRATVWNTPSLMTTLVAGWLQDGTIRRLESLKRKDARQRQALARERLGSLDYVSHENSYFIWLPLAEEIRAEQVVRQLLNQHISVSTAEPFSTAPNVPHAIRLALGSVSLDKLKMALDKVGEVIQYQRYI is encoded by the coding sequence ATGAAAGCGCGCTATAAGGAAATTGTTGATGAATACGCGGCGGCCATTCGCCTGGGTGAGCTGACTGCCGGTACACGCTTGCCTACGCACCGGGTCTTAGCTGCGACCCGCCGCATTTCACTGGCCACCGCAACACGCGTTTATGCCGAACTTGAGAAAATGGGGCTGGTTAGCGGCGAAGCCGGACGGGGTACCTTTGTACGGGAGATTTCCCTGCCAGCGGGCTTGGGCATGGATCAACAAGTCGTCGCCACCGACGTGGTGGATCTCAATTTCAACTATCCCTCATTACCTCACCAGGCCGAACTGCTGCGCGATGCGCTACGCAATCTCACAACCTCAGGTGATTTGGAATCACTGCTGCGCTATCAGCCCCATGCAGGCAGACAGAACGATCGTGAGGCAATTGCAAGCTGGCTTACCGGTTTTGGCCTCAAGCCTGCTGCTGAAAACATTCTCATCGTGAACGGCGCACAGCATGGCTTGACTGTTGCCGCGATGGGGATGCTCCGTCCGGGGGATGTCGTGGCCGTTGATGCGCTGACCTATTCGGGGTTCAAAGCTCTGGCCACGCTGTATCAGCTGGAGCTGGCTCCCGTGCCCGTCACCTCAACCGGACCCGATCTCAATGCACTGAGACAGCTTTGCAAACGGCGCCGTATCAAGGCCATTTACACGATGCCGACTCTGCATAATCCGCTTGGCTGGGTGCTCGACCATGCGCAGCGGCGCGAGATCACCGGCATTGCTCGCGAACATGATTTAGTGATCATTGAGGACGCTGCCTACGCTTATCTGGCGGAGCGTTCTCCGCCGCCGTTTGCCTTGCTCGCTCCCGAAAGAACCCTTTATGTGACGGGCTTTGCTAAAAATATTGCTGCCGGGCTGCGGGTGGGTGCGGTGGTATGTCCGCCAGCATTTCGCCCAGCGATCGAGCGAGCTATTCGCGCCACGGTGTGGAACACGCCATCGCTGATGACGACGCTGGTGGCCGGTTGGCTGCAGGATGGGACTATCAGGCGGCTGGAATCATTAAAACGGAAAGATGCTCGCCAGCGGCAAGCTCTGGCGCGGGAAAGGTTGGGATCGCTCGATTACGTTAGCCATGAGAATTCTTATTTTATCTGGCTACCGCTGGCAGAAGAGATCCGCGCGGAACAGGTGGTGCGCCAGCTGTTGAACCAGCATATTTCTGTTTCAACAGCCGAGCCGTTCAGTACTGCCCCAAACGTTCCGCACGCAATACGTCTCGCTCTGGGGTCAGTGAGCCTGGATAAGCTGAAAATGGCGCTGGATAAAGTGGGCGAAGTTATTCAATATCAGCGATATATTTGA